GACGGTCTGGAGTTATCGACGCTGACGCTAGAGCAGAACCTGCGGCGGCTGGCGGAAGTGCCGTTGACGGCGGAACCGGGCAGTCAGTTCAGCTATTCGCTGGCGATTGACCTTTTGGGCGCCGTCTTGGAACAGGCGGCAGAAATGCCTCTACCGTATCTGTTTAACCATTGGGTGGCGCAGCCGCTTGGGCTGGCGGACAGTGGTTTTGTTGCTCAGGATACCGAGCGGCTGACAGGCGCCTATTACAATACCGATGCCGGACCGGCGGTGATGCAAGATGGTCAGCGTTTATCTTTGCCGCCTGAATTCGGCTTTGACGTTGAATTTTCCCCGTCACGCGCGTTGGACGCCACGGCGTACCCGTCAGCAGGTGCCGGTATGGTTGGTTCGGCGGATGATGTGCTCAAGCTGGTGGAAACGTTGCGCAACGGTGCCAACGGCCTGCTGCAACCGGCAACGGTGGCACTACTGCAGCGGCCGCATGTCAGCGCTGCCGCCGAAGTTCAGGGGCCGGGCTGGGGGTTCGGTTTTGGCGGCGCATTGCTGGTAGATGCTGAACTGGCATCGACACCGCAGCATAATGGCACGCTGCAATGGGGGGGCGTTTATGGGCATAGCTGGTTCTGCGATCCGCAGGCGGGGCTTAGCGTAGTGGCGTTAACCAACACGGCGTTTGAGGGTATGTGCGGTGATTATCCGCAGGAAATCCGCGATGCGGTGTATGCCGGGCTGGCGACATAGGGGATAGAGAAAGGGGGCTGTAACAGCCCCCATAATGCGATTATTGTGCCGGAGCCGGAGCCGGAGCCGGAGCCGGGACTGGCATTGGCGCCGGCGGTACGCCCTGTTCCGGGCCGGCCAGCATGCCGAACATGCCGAGGAATTCCTGCAGCGACATCTTGTTGCCGTTCAGCTCCACCTGATTATCGGCATAGTGGAAACGGGAGCCGATCACATCGTCCTTCAGCGTGGTCAGCTTAAACATCTGCCCCATGGCCGCCAGACCCTGCACCTGCTGTTGCGCCAGCTTCTGCGCCTCTTCGGCGTT
The nucleotide sequence above comes from Serratia rhizosphaerae. Encoded proteins:
- a CDS encoding serine hydrolase domain-containing protein is translated as MSANYHSVIKRLRTVNQRAVAQGSIVGSVVLVAQHGKIIAALASGEADRERRRPMRRNALFRLSSVSKPFITLVALRMAEQGKLTLDDAVSRWLPWFRPALDNGETPVIRLRHLLTHTAGLDYRFKQPADGPYHQRAVMDGLELSTLTLEQNLRRLAEVPLTAEPGSQFSYSLAIDLLGAVLEQAAEMPLPYLFNHWVAQPLGLADSGFVAQDTERLTGAYYNTDAGPAVMQDGQRLSLPPEFGFDVEFSPSRALDATAYPSAGAGMVGSADDVLKLVETLRNGANGLLQPATVALLQRPHVSAAAEVQGPGWGFGFGGALLVDAELASTPQHNGTLQWGGVYGHSWFCDPQAGLSVVALTNTAFEGMCGDYPQEIRDAVYAGLAT